One window of Jannaschia sp. CCS1 genomic DNA carries:
- a CDS encoding dipeptide ABC transporter ATP-binding protein: MGEPSPGAAPLSAPLLSLNNLTVALPSGGDRPEAVSGITLAVAPGETLCLVGESGSGKSVIGQAILGMLPHALPVTAGRIELAGAGMPPQRDPGFAKIRSTQIAMIFQDAGASLNPVRTIGAQLSEILAVHGIAKPNRMPRVLEVLRDVALPEPERIARSYPHQLSGGQAQRAVIAAALLLEPKLLIADEPTTALDVTTQAEILSLIARLKTEHDLAVLFVTHDFGVVAEIADRVAVMQEGVLVEIGTAQDVLERPQHPYTQKLIAAVAPDPRQRDGAGETVILQATDVNLVYRSGFLGTRKALHAVKDVSLRIAEGQTVAVVGESGSGKSSLARCLLRLEETESGSIRFKGTEISDVTGHALRQLRRSIQVVLQDPFSALNPRQTILSAVAEGPIIHGMATDAAHKKAAELIELVGLSAQAGARYPQEFSGGQRQRICIARALALEPELLIADEAVSALDVSIQAQILDLFADMQRRFGFAILFITHDLAVARAIANEILVMKSGEIVESGPAGRVFDAPDHPYTKALLAAAPGLEMFQQGSAA; encoded by the coding sequence ATGGGTGAGCCGTCGCCCGGGGCGGCGCCCTTATCTGCGCCGCTCCTCTCCCTGAATAACCTGACCGTGGCGCTGCCATCGGGTGGCGACCGGCCCGAGGCGGTGTCTGGCATCACCCTGGCCGTCGCACCCGGTGAAACGCTCTGCCTTGTGGGTGAGAGTGGCTCGGGCAAGTCGGTGATCGGGCAGGCGATCCTTGGCATGTTGCCCCATGCCTTACCGGTCACCGCGGGCCGGATTGAGCTGGCTGGCGCGGGGATGCCGCCCCAGCGCGATCCGGGCTTCGCGAAAATCCGGTCCACCCAGATCGCGATGATCTTTCAGGATGCCGGTGCCAGCCTCAATCCGGTGCGCACGATCGGCGCGCAGTTGAGCGAGATCCTTGCCGTACATGGCATCGCCAAGCCCAATCGGATGCCCCGTGTGCTGGAGGTTCTGCGCGACGTGGCCCTGCCGGAGCCCGAGCGTATCGCCCGATCCTACCCCCATCAGCTGTCAGGCGGGCAGGCGCAGCGCGCGGTGATCGCCGCCGCCCTTTTGCTGGAGCCGAAACTCCTGATCGCGGATGAGCCGACAACGGCCCTTGATGTCACGACCCAGGCCGAAATCCTGTCCCTGATCGCGCGGTTGAAAACCGAGCATGACCTCGCCGTCCTGTTTGTGACCCACGATTTCGGCGTCGTGGCCGAGATTGCGGACAGGGTTGCCGTGATGCAGGAGGGCGTTCTGGTCGAAATTGGCACCGCGCAAGACGTGCTGGAACGCCCCCAACACCCCTATACGCAAAAGTTGATCGCCGCCGTCGCCCCGGACCCGCGCCAACGTGACGGTGCCGGTGAGACGGTGATTTTGCAGGCAACAGACGTGAATCTGGTCTATCGCAGCGGGTTTCTGGGCACCCGCAAGGCGCTCCATGCGGTCAAGGACGTCTCGCTGCGTATCGCGGAAGGGCAAACCGTGGCGGTCGTCGGCGAAAGCGGGTCTGGTAAAAGCTCCCTCGCGCGCTGCCTTCTGCGGCTTGAGGAGACGGAAAGTGGGTCGATCCGGTTCAAAGGCACGGAGATTAGCGACGTCACCGGACATGCGTTGCGTCAGCTGCGACGCTCCATTCAGGTGGTTCTGCAAGATCCCTTCTCCGCCCTCAACCCGCGCCAGACGATCCTGTCGGCCGTGGCGGAGGGCCCGATCATCCATGGCATGGCGACGGATGCGGCCCACAAGAAAGCCGCCGAGCTGATCGAACTGGTCGGCCTCTCGGCGCAGGCGGGCGCGCGGTATCCGCAGGAGTTTTCCGGGGGGCAACGTCAGCGCATCTGTATCGCGCGCGCGCTGGCGCTGGAGCCCGAGCTTCTGATTGCGGATGAAGCCGTCTCCGCGCTGGACGTCTCGATCCAGGCGCAGATCCTTGATCTCTTTGCCGATATGCAGCGCCGCTTCGGCTTTGCGATCCTGTTCATCACCCATGACCTCGCCGTGGCCCGCGCCATTGCCAACGAGATTCTGGTGATGAAATCCGGCGAAATTGTCGAGAGCGGCCCCGCAGGTCGCGTCTTCGATGCCCCGGACCATCCCTATACAAAGGCGCTTCTCGCTGCTGCACCGGGGCTGGAGATGTTCCAGCAAGGCAGCGCCGCATGA
- a CDS encoding ABC transporter substrate-binding protein: protein MTLRNLMAITLLAGSLALPAAAQERPDLVIAVDNLWPTMDPVIGISTTGARVHTNIFDTLVRRNRWEDPDGTELVPWLAESWQQLSPNVWEFTLRDGVPFHDGHIMDAEDVAFSLSAERLWGDEPLAPRGTRYTRGFVRVEATGPLTVEVETSFPDPNLPFRMVTPIGFVLPQHYYEEVGTEAFGQMPMGTGPYRMTAFDPSVAVEAVAFDDYWAGEPPAATLRFEIVPEFSTRFAGLVAGEYDVVVSVPSDQVDVLDGTDGVTVLEKGIENYPMFAFNMLETDALPDNPLTDVNLRRAIVAGVDRDAIAAAIWGDATFVPTPFNFPEYGDYFDPDRERAVPFDPAQAAEYLAASDYDGEELIWHITRGFYPNYEIAAEFMVEQWAEIGINVRIELKDNFSLAYERPFHFLNMSMSSEFSGDPYRPLWMDWGPLSSRFRASHRTWDMTEEFVTLGEAFEQTQDFEGRYQAYLDLVAEWERVTPGMYMWRNVVSYAINEDLQWDPGNSAVTIFDHLYMTGYDG from the coding sequence ATGACTTTACGCAACCTGATGGCCATCACGCTTCTTGCCGGCTCGCTGGCGCTGCCTGCCGCAGCCCAGGAGCGCCCGGATCTGGTCATCGCCGTCGACAACCTCTGGCCAACGATGGATCCGGTTATTGGCATTTCAACGACCGGTGCCCGCGTGCACACGAACATCTTTGATACCCTGGTGCGTCGGAACCGCTGGGAAGATCCCGATGGCACGGAACTCGTGCCCTGGCTTGCCGAAAGCTGGCAGCAGCTGTCGCCGAATGTCTGGGAGTTCACGCTGCGCGACGGCGTCCCCTTCCACGACGGCCACATCATGGATGCCGAAGATGTCGCGTTCTCGTTGTCGGCAGAACGGCTCTGGGGCGATGAACCCCTTGCCCCGCGCGGCACCCGCTACACGCGCGGCTTTGTGCGGGTGGAGGCGACCGGCCCGCTGACCGTCGAAGTGGAAACCAGCTTCCCCGATCCGAACCTGCCGTTCCGCATGGTCACGCCCATCGGCTTTGTCCTGCCGCAGCATTATTATGAGGAGGTCGGAACAGAAGCCTTCGGGCAGATGCCGATGGGCACCGGCCCGTACCGGATGACCGCGTTTGACCCCTCCGTCGCCGTAGAGGCGGTGGCCTTTGACGATTACTGGGCCGGAGAGCCGCCCGCCGCCACGCTGCGCTTCGAGATCGTGCCCGAGTTCTCCACCCGGTTCGCGGGCCTTGTGGCGGGCGAATATGACGTCGTCGTCAGTGTGCCGTCCGATCAGGTCGATGTGCTCGACGGCACCGACGGCGTGACGGTGCTGGAGAAGGGGATCGAGAATTATCCGATGTTCGCCTTCAACATGCTTGAGACCGACGCGCTGCCCGACAACCCGCTGACGGATGTGAACCTGCGCCGCGCCATTGTGGCCGGTGTGGACCGCGACGCGATTGCAGCGGCGATCTGGGGCGACGCAACCTTCGTGCCGACACCCTTCAACTTCCCGGAATATGGCGATTATTTCGATCCGGACCGCGAACGCGCTGTCCCGTTTGATCCCGCACAGGCCGCCGAATACCTGGCCGCCAGCGACTATGACGGCGAAGAGCTGATCTGGCACATCACCCGGGGCTTCTACCCGAATTACGAGATCGCGGCGGAGTTCATGGTGGAGCAATGGGCCGAGATCGGGATCAATGTGCGCATCGAGTTGAAGGACAATTTCTCACTCGCCTATGAACGCCCGTTCCACTTCCTCAACATGTCGATGAGCTCCGAGTTTTCCGGCGATCCCTATCGCCCGCTCTGGATGGATTGGGGCCCTCTGTCGAGCCGGTTCCGCGCCTCGCACCGGACCTGGGACATGACGGAAGAGTTTGTGACCCTTGGCGAAGCGTTTGAACAGACACAGGATTTTGAGGGACGCTATCAGGCCTATCTGGATCTGGTCGCGGAATGGGAACGCGTCACGCCCGGCATGTATATGTGGCGCAACGTGGTCAGCTACGCGATCAACGAAGACCTGCAATGGGATCCCGGCAATTCCGCCGTCACCATCTTCGATCACCTCTATATGACTGGCTATGATGGGTGA